The following coding sequences lie in one Fusarium poae strain DAOMC 252244 chromosome 1, whole genome shotgun sequence genomic window:
- a CDS encoding hypothetical protein (TransMembrane:6 (i61-80o86-105i126-146o166-191i203-222o228-250i)~BUSCO:32184at5125), with product MSSTVTSRAKGNGPSAPEHNDVADKTNDFFWTYTEEPHRTRRLAIIKAHPEITKLCGPEPLTKWVVLGVVSLQVFLAWMLQSTPFFSWKFWAVAYVFGATANQNLFLAIHEISHNLAFKSPRLNRLIAIFANLPIGIPYSASFRPYHLTHHKSLGVDGLDTDLPTAFEAVFLDSILGKAFFCTFQIFFYALRPMAIYRIPLTQIHALNIAVQVSFDLILLKYASVNSLLYLLLSSFLAGSLHPLAGHFIAEHYVYETVTPSARDPENKIPVPETFSYYGPLNWFTYNVGLHNEHHDFPAIPWTRLHAVRDIAHEFYDPLPRHESWCYAIWRFIFDENVGMSCRVKRKQGGRLVGGGAVADWKQSEIEAI from the exons ATGTCCTCTACTGTTACTTCGAGGGCAAAGGGCAATGGCCCTTCTGCGCCAGAGCATAACGATGTCGCCGACAAGACAAACGATTTCTTCTGGACATATACCGAGGAACCTCATCGAACTCGTCGTCTTGCCATTATCAAGGCTCACCCAGAG ATCACCAAGCTTTGCGGTCCCGAACCTCTTACAAAATGGGTCGTCCTCGGCGTCGTTTCCCTCCAAGTCTTCCTCGCATGGATGCTTCAGTCAACACCCTTCTTCTCATGGAAGTTCTGGGCTGTAGCGTACGTGTTTGGTGCCACCGCCAACCAGAACCTTTTCCTCGCTATTCACGAGATCTCGCATAACTTGGCTTTCAAGAGTCCTCGTCTTAACCGTTTGATCGCTATCTTTGCCAATCTCCCTATTGGAATTCCCTACAGCGCTTCGTTCCGA CCTTACCATCTTACCCACCACAAGTcccttggtgttgatggcCTCGATACCGATCTTCCTACTGCTTTCGAAGCAGTCTTTCTCGACTCGATTCTCGGAAAGGCTTTCTTCTGTACCTTCCAGATCTTCTTCTACGCCCTGCGACCCATGGCCATCTACCGCATTCCCCTGACTCAGATCCACGCCCTCAACATCGCTGTTCAGGTATCCTTCGATCTGATCCTCCTCAAGTACGCCTCCGTCAACTCTCTCCTCTACCTACTgctctcttccttcctcgCAGGAAGTCTGCACCCCTTGGCCGGCCACTTCATCGCAGAGCACTACGTCTACGAGACCGTCACACCCTCCGCTCGCGACCCCGAGAACAAGATCCCCGTTCCCGAGACCTTTTCTTACTACGGACCTCTCAACTGGTTCACCTACAACGTCGGTCTTCATAACGAGCACCACGACTTTCCCGCTATTCCCTGGACCCGTCTCCACGCTGTGCGAGACATTGCTCACGAATTCTACGACCCCTTGCCCCGTCACGAGAGCTGGTGCTACGCCATCTGGCGCTTCATTTTTGATGAGAACGTTGGCATGAGTTGCCGTGTCAAGCGCAAGCAGGGTGGTCGTCTCGTTGGAGGCGGTGCTGTAGCCGACTGGAAGCAGTCTGAGATTGAGGCGATTTAG
- a CDS encoding hypothetical protein (TransMembrane:1 (o267-286i)~BUSCO:47404at5125), protein MSVDIEPFELSFKRPFTTEVSQILTLKNPNPTPVAFKVKTTAPKHRYCVRPNAGRIEAGQSFDVSVLLQAMKQDPAPDARCRDKFLVQSTAITADKEFANHASVLETTDKASLVERKIRVNWLPAGSADAPHRPISTPNKQAIANGANDTPDVSRTYSSPNARDDSPVSSAPPPYQSPQESYEENRPKSMQSDFEVKSAISQATASIKETAELTYEELKAKLAQAEQQLVSLKDSGLRQRNVKSDSNDEKRPVAQTAQAIQQTVEGVPVQMAAILCLVSFLLAYFFF, encoded by the exons ATGTCGGTCGATATTGAGCCCTTCGAGCTTTCCTTTAAGC GCCCCTTCACTACCGAAGTTTCCCAAATCTTGACTCTCAAGAACCCCAATCCAACCCCCGTTGCCTTCAAG GTCAAGACTACCGCCCCCAAACA CAGATACTGTGTCCGACCAAATGCAGGCCGCATCGAGGCCGGTCAGAGCTTCGATGTCTCTG TTTTGCTCCAGGCCATGAAGCAGGACCCTGCTCCCGACGCCCGATGCCGTGACAAGTTCCTCGTTCAGTCTACAGCCATTACCGCTGATAAGGAGTTCGCCAATCACGCCTCAGTG CTCGAGACGACGGACAAGGCCTCACTTGTAGAGCGCAAGATTCGAGTCAACTGGTTGCCGGCTGGTTCCGCCGATGCTCCTCACCGACCAATCTCAACCCCCAACAAGCAGGCCATCGCTAACGGC GCCAACGATACTCCCGACGTTTCTCGCACTTACTCTTCCCCTAACGCCCGGGATGACTCGCCAGTCTCCTCCGCACCACCTCCCTACCAATCTCCTCAAGAGTCTTACGAGGAGAACAGGCCCAAATCTATGCAATCCGACTTTGAAGTCAAGAGCGCCATTTCCCAGGCTACAGCATCCATCAAGGAGACTGCTGAGCTGACCTACGAGGAGCTTAAGGCTAAGCTTGCCCAAGCTGAGCAGCAGCTCGTCTCTCTTAAGGATAGCGGTCTCCGTCAGCGAAATGTTAAGTCCGATTCCAACGACGAGAAGCGACCCGTGGCCCAAACTGCTCAAGCTATCCAGCAGACTGTCGAGGGTGTGCCGGTGCAGATGGCGGCCATTCTCTGCTTGGTCAGCTTCCTGCTCgcttatttcttcttctag
- a CDS encoding hypothetical protein (TransMembrane:11 (i90-109o115-140i161-184o204-223i230-250o283-301i313-336o356-381i402-423o429-450i471-490o)) encodes MAEKRSLGSGSQSPDPERRQSQVQTPSSRWASLFGGAGVTVGPRIAQLPEFVRRDVSDSEDSSSAILNKQLQAEQGEQIQYRTCSWQKTAGLLFSEYICLAIMSFPWSYSVLGLVPGIILTIVIALIVLYTSLILWEFCLRHPEMRDVCDIGQMLFWDKKWAWWATAVCFILNNTFIQGLHVLIGAKYLNTMTESDDIGHCRTVMFSAVVAIISWVCSLPRTFDMMAKLGTASAFFTFISVLLAAIFAGIQDHPFGYDPAKLGEPIVTAIPVKGTTFVNGMSAFLNISYTFIGQITLPSFIAEMRDPRDFPKALWACTIAEIIVFSLVGAIVYNYTGNQYVTAPAFGSLEDLYKKVAFSFMIPTIIFLGCLYASVSARFVFFRLFRNSKHLNSHTIVGWGSWSGILLVTWVFAFIIAMIIPFFNSLLSVMSSLFDSWFGFIFWGVAYFRMRTADKEVGRHHSKVTDLAGNILNLVLIAIGIVFLTVGTYASVQGIIDQYAAGTVSGVFSCASNGL; translated from the exons ATGGCCGAAAAAAGATCCCTGGGAAGCGGGAGTCAAAGTCCAGACCCCGAGCGTCGTCAATCTCAAGTCCAGACACCCTCGTCGCGATGGGCATCTTTATTTGGTGGAGCAGGCGTCACAGTCGGCCCTCGCATCGCCCAACTCCCCGAATTCGTCAGGCGTGATGTTTCCGACTCGGAAGACTCCAGCTCTGCCATTCTCAACAAACAGTTGCAAGCTGAGCAGGGAGAGCAGATTCAGTACCGTACTTGCTCATGGCAAAAGACTGCTGGGTTACTCTTTAGCGAGTATATTTGTCTCGCTATTATGAGTTTCCCATGGTCGTATAGTGTGCTTGGTTTGGTGCCTGGCATTATTCTCACCATCGTCATTGCTCTCATCGTTCTTTATACCAGTCTCATCCTTTGGGAGTTTTGCTTGCGTCACCCAGAAATGCGCGATGTTTGCGATATTGGTCAGATGCTGTTTTGGGACAAGAAGTGGGCGTGGTGGGCAACTGCTGTATGCTTCATCCTGAACAACACGTTTATTCAGGGTCTTCATGTGCTGATTGGAGCCAAATATCTCAACACCATGACTGAGTCGGATGACATTGGCCACTGCCGAACCGTCATGTTCTCGGCTGTTGTTGCCATTATCAGCTGGGTCTGCTCACTACCCAGAACTTTCGACATGATGGCCAAGCTTGGCACAGCCTCGGccttttttacctttatttcCGTCTTGCTTGCTGCAATCTTCGCTGGTATTCAGGATCACCCATTTGGATACGATCCAGCAAAGTTAGGCGAACCCATCGTCACCGCCATCCCAGTCAAAGGAACAACCTTTGTCAACGGAATGTCCGCCTTTCTCAACATCAGTTACACCTTCATCGGTCAGATCACCCTGCCAAGTTTTATCGCCGAGATGCGAGACCCCCGAGACTTCCCCAAGGCTCTTTGGGCATGCACGATTGCTGAAATCATTGTATTCAGTCTTGTTGGTGCCATCGTGTACAACTACACAGGCAATCAGTATGTGACAGCGCCAGCCTTTGGATCACTGGAAGATTTGTACAAGAAGGTTGCGTTCTCGTTCATGATTCCGACCATCATCTTCCTTGGTTGCCTGTACGCTTCCGTTTCGGCTCGCTTCGTCTTTTTCCGACTTTTCCGCAACTCCAAGCATTTGAACAGCCATACTATTGTTGGTTGGGGATCCTGGAGCGGAATTCTTCTCGTGACTTGGGTTTTTGCTTTCATCATTGCCATGATCATCCCATTTTTCAACTCTC TTCTCTCCGTCATGTCGTCTCTGTTCGATAGTTGGTTCGGATTCATCTTCTGGGGTGTTGCCTACTTCCGAATGCGCACTGCTGATAAAGAGGTCGGACGACATCATAGTAAGGTGACCGATCTCGCCGGCAACATCCTGAACCTAGTTTTGATTGCGATTGGTATCGTGTTTCTTACAGTTGGCACGTACGCCAGTGTGCAAGGTATCATTGACCAGTACGCTGCTGGTACAGTTTCTGGCGTCTTTTCGTGTGCATCGAACGGTCTTTAA